Proteins from one Juglans microcarpa x Juglans regia isolate MS1-56 chromosome 1S, Jm3101_v1.0, whole genome shotgun sequence genomic window:
- the LOC121244723 gene encoding LOW QUALITY PROTEIN: phosphoinositide phosphatase SAC2-like (The sequence of the model RefSeq protein was modified relative to this genomic sequence to represent the inferred CDS: inserted 1 base in 1 codon), which translates to MASEKELYISTDEEADLNSCYLQKFRLYETCSNFYMIGRDKNRTIWRVLKIDRLEASELNILEDCTTYSENECYDLLRRIHEGNQCTGGLTFVTTCYGIVGFIKFLGPYYMLLITKRRKIGAISGHTIYAIAKSEMIPIPNSTVRSKMAYSKNENRYKKLLGTVDLTKDFFFSYSYHVMRSLQKNLCDNKTGQSLYETMFVWNEFLTRGIRNNLKNTLWTVALAYGFFKQVKLSVSGRDFNLTLIARRSRHFAGTRYLKRGVNEKGRVANDVETEQIVFEDSPKGCSMQISSVVQNRGSIPLFWSQETSRLNIKPDIILSKKDPNYEATRLHFENLVKRYGNPILILNLIKTRERKPRETILRAEFANALRFINKSLTVENHLRFLHWDLHRHSTSKATNVLAQLGKVAAYALNVTGIFYCQITPSLKPEGLLNCSYYEENSASKCSTENISSGNEHCFDLEKEDSNGCGSGDASGDHRVKPQTFQRGVLRSNCIDCLDRTNVAQYAYGLGALGRQLHALGLLDSPSINLDNPLAEDLMGLYEXYGDTLALQYGGSAAHNKIFSERRGQWKAATQSQEFFRTIQRFYSNTCMDPEKQNAINVFLGYFQPQPGKPELWELDSDQHHNVGRHVPNLAEENIRSFIKRSLSDGNIICERDSTEVTTGVSHEEPLSGKLQGVNTGLSESTPEMPSCESDISYCRFTPSMSRRQLFKDVLEDQCPESNHICYDDHGDACTCSNFLDVDWLSSSGNSCEEEIYERSITGLSSENVVDGLKLDTTTSTSESNSSMREREQNGREITHDDTRAAFSESFANWDVGSCTE; encoded by the exons ATGGCGTCAGAGAAAGAGCTCTACATCTCGACTGATGAGGAAGCAGACCTGAACTCTTGCTACTTGCAGAAATTCCGACTCTACGAGACTTGCTCG AACTTTTATATGATAGGAAGAGACAAGAACAGAACTATCTGGAGGGTACTAAAGATTGACAGACTGGAAGCTTCTGAGCTAAACATTCTTGAAGACTGTACAACATACTCAGAAAATGAATGCTATGACCTGCTAAGGAGGATTCATGAAGGAAACCAGTGCACGGGTGGACTTACATTTGTCACCACTTGTTATGGAATCGTTG GGTTCATCAAATTTCTAGGACCTTATTACATGCTGCTTATTACGAAAAGAAGAAAGATCGGTGCAATTTCTGGGCACACAATTTATGCCATTGCCAAGAGCGAGATGATTCCAATTCCAAATTCTACTGTGCGGTCCAAAATGGCTTATTCTAAGAATGAGAACAG ATACAAGAAGCTTCTAGGAACAGTGGATCTTACAAAGGACTTCTTTTTCAGCTACTCATACCATGTCATGCGTAGTCTTCAAAAGAACTTGTGTGATAATAAGACAGGGCAATCCCTTTATGAAACGATGTTTGTTTGGAATGAGTTCTTAACACGTGGCATCCGAAATAACCTCAAGAATACTCTATGGACGGTTGCCTTAGCTTATGGCTTCTTTAAACAG GTCAAACTTTCTGTATCTGGCAGGGACTTTAACTTGACCTTAATTGCTAGGCGCTCTCGTCATTTTGCTGGCACCAG ATATTTAAAACGAGGTGTCAACGAGAAGGGTAGAGTAGCTAATGATGTTGAGACAGAACAGATTGTTTTTGAAGATTCTCCCAAAGGATGCTCTATGCAAATAAGTTCAGTTGTGCAAAATCGGGGTTCAATACCCCTATTTTGGTCCCAGGAAACTTCACGACTGAATATTAAACCTGACATTATAT TATCAAAGAAGGACCCTAATTATGAAGCTACAAGACTTCATTTTGAAAATCTTGTCAAGAGATATGGAAATCCCATACtcatattgaatttaattaag ACTCGTGAGAGGAAGCCTCGAGAAACTATTCTTCGTGCAGAGTTTGCAAATGCTCTcaggtttattaataaaagtttAACTGTGGAGAACCACCTTAGGTTTCTTCACTGGGATCTACATAGACACTCTACAAG CAAAGCTACAAATGTGTTGGCACAGCTAGGAAAAGTGGCAGCGTATGCACTGAATGTAACTGGCATCTTCTATTGTCAAATAACACCAAGTTTAAAGCCAGAGGGATTACTAAATTGTTCCTACTATGA GGAAAATTCTGCTAGTAAATGCTCTACGGAGAACATTTCCAGTGGAAATGAGCATTGTTTTGACTTGGAGAAAGAAGATAGCAATGGTTGTGGTAGCGGTGATGCAAGTGGAGACCACCGTGTCAAACCCCAAACTTTTCAAAGAGGAGTCCTAAGAAGCAATTGTATAGACTGTTTAGATCGCACAAACGTAGCACAATATGCCTATGGGTTAGGTGCCCTTGGCCGTCAGCTGCATGCTTTAGGACTTTTGGATTCCCCAAGCATTAATCTGGATAATCCTCTGGCCGAGGATTTAATGGGACTTTATG ACTATGGTGACACACTTGCATTACAGTATGGTGGTTCTGCAGCGCACAATAAG ATATTTTCTGAGAGACGAGGCCAGTGGAAAGCAGCAACTCAATCGCAGGAATTCTTTAGAACAATACAAAGGTTTTACAGTAATACCTGCATGGATCCTGAGAAACAAAATGCCATCAATGT GTTCCTGGGTTACTTTCAGCCCCAACCAGGTAAACCAGAGCTGTGGGAGCTGGATTCAGACCAGCATCACAATGTAGGGCGGCACGTTCCTAATCTTGCCGAAGAGAATATTCG GTCATTTATTAAAAGATCACTATCAGATGGGAATATTATTTGCGAAAGGGATTCAACTGAGGTAACCACTGGTGTCAGCCATGAGGAGCCTTTGTCTGGAAAATTGCAAGGAGTTAACACTGGTCTTTCAGAGTCAACACCAGAGATGCCAAGTTGTGAAAGTGATATATCATATTGCAG GTTTACTCCCTCAATGTCTCGCAGGCAGCTCTTTAAAGATGTGCTAGAGGACCAATGTCCCGAAAGTAATCACATTTGTTATGACGACCATGGGGATGCATGTACCTGCTCAAATTTTCTTGATGTGGACTGGCTTTCTTCTTCTGGAAACTCTtgtgaagaagaaatatatgaaaG GTCTATCACCGGCCTTTCATCGGAAAATGTTGTGGATGGACTAAAACTTGACACTACCACATCCACAAGTGAGAGTAATTCCAGCATGAGG GAAAGGGAGCAAAATGGAAGAGAGATCACGCATGATGACACCCGTGCTGCATTTTCTGAAAGCTTTGCGAACTGG GATGTGGGTTCCTGCACAGAATAA
- the LOC121244730 gene encoding phosphoinositide phosphatase SAC2-like isoform X2 — MGSEPIASTTANYYLQSFRLYETFSKYYIIGRDKKRAFWRVLKIDRLECSELDIDEDSATYSENECSDLLKRLDEGNKITGGLKLVTTIYGIIGFVKFLEPYYMLLITKRKKIGEIGGHKIYAITKREMIPIPNPTVRTLMAHSKNENRYKKLLCTMDLTKDFFFSYSYHVMRSLQKNLYDYKTGQHLYKKMCVWNEFLTSEIRNRLGNTLWTVALVHGFFKQVKLSVPGRDFKLTLIARRSRCFAGTRYLKRGVNDKGRVANDVETEQIVSEDPAEGCPTQMSSVVQYRGSVPLFWSQNALGFRKFRPVFSLRAEQHNYEAMGLHFRNLVKRYGKPIVILSLLKTRGKKRAEKTLGATYAKAIASIIDKLPEMNHLRFCRWDLHTHMYYRRPIYELQQLGDLAADTLDSTGIFYCQVPPKLWQDGFLNLSYFDKYNGHTLEDFFNKNGDAGNLEANFTDGGGGCDANENYGVKCMSQNGVLRSNCMDCLDRTNVVQYAYGLAALGRQLHALGFIESPNIDLEDPLAENLMTVYEAMGDTLALQYGGSPAHNKIFADIRGQWRPAIDYQDLITTIKRFCSNAFLDFVRQDAMNLFLGYFRPQQGKQVLWELDSDQRYNVGRSSFKRSLSDGDIHSMSNSPMVSTDVTLNPPFSGKVRGSSMNLLSFLADIQTQAQGGSTSILAFMPEISTGTRLSPGCMQEDQSLKSDNIYDEETRNASAHSSLFDMDWHSSAGNSFYEANERCFSCETIIHRMKGVLRGGYSESFVKWVFHGESLFLRR; from the exons ATGGGTTCAGAGCCGATCGCGAGTACTACTGCTAATTACTACCTGCAAAGCTTCAGGCTTTATGAGACCTTTTCG AAGTATTATATTATAGGAAGAGACAAGAAGCGAGCCTTTTGGAGAGTGTTGAAGATTGACCGGTTGGAGTGTTCTGAGCTAGACATTGATGAAGATTCTGCAACATACTCTGAAAATGAGTGCTCGGACCTATTAAAACGGCTAGATGAAGGAAATAAGATAACAGGTGGACTTAAATTAGTCACGACTATTTATGGGATCATTG GGTTTGTCAAATTTCTGGAACCTTATTACATGCTGCttataacaaaaagaaagaagattggTGAAATCGGTGGCCATAAGATATATGCCATTACAAAGAGAGAGATGATTCCCATTCCAAATCCTACCGTCAGGACCTTAATGGCTCATTCTAAGAACGAGAACAG GTACAAGAAGCTTCTTTGCACAATGGACCTTACAAAGGACTTCTTTTTCAGCTATTCATACCATGTCATGCGTAGTCTTCAGAAGAACCTGTATGATTATAAGACAGGACAACAcctctataaaaaaatgtgtgtttGGAACGAATTCTTAACAAGTGAAATCCGAAATAGACTTGGCAATACTCTCTGGACAGTTGCTTTAGTTCATGGCTTCTTTAAACAG GTCAAACTTTCTGTACCTGGAAGGGACTTCAAGTTGACCCTCATTGCCAGACGCTCACGTTGTTTTGCAGGCACTAG ATATTTGAAACGTGGTGTAAATGACAAAGGTAGAGTAGCTAATGATGTTGAGACAGAACAGATCGTCTCTGAAGATCCTGCTGAAGGGTGCCCAACGCAAATGAGTTCTGTGGTGCAATATCGTGGTTCAGTCCCATTGTTCTGGTCCCAGAATGCTTTGGGATTTCGTAAATTTAGACCTGTGTTTTCTT TACGAGCGGAACAACATAATTATGAAGCCATGGGACTTCATTTTAGAAATCTTGTCAAGAGATATGGAAAGCCAATAGTTATATTGAGTTTGCTTAAG ACACGTGGAAAGAAGCGTGCTGAAAAAACTCTTGGGGCAACCTATGCAAAAGCCATCGCATCCATCATTGATAAATTACCAGAGATGAATCACCTAAGATTTTGTCGATGGGATTTACATACACACATGTACTATAGAAG ACCTATATATGAGTTGCAACAGTTAGGAGACTTGGCTGCTGATACATTGGACTCTACTGGCATCTTCTACTGTCAAGTACCCCCAAAATTATGGCAGGAtggatttttaaatttatcctACTTTGA TAAATATAATGGTCACACTTTAGAggatttctttaataaaaatgggGATGCTGGTAACTTGGAAGCAAATTTTACTGATGGTGGTGGAGGCTGTGATGCAAATGAAAACTATGGCGTCAAATGCATGTCTCAAAATGGGGTCCTGAGGAGCAACTGCATGGACTGCTTAGATCGCACAAATGTTGTCCAATATGCGTATGGACTAGCTGCCCTTGGACGTCAGCTGCATGCTTTAGGATTTATAGAATCCCCAAATATTGATCTTGAAGATCCTTTGGCAGAGAACTTAATGACAGTTTATGAGGCTATGGGTGACACACTTGCACTACAATATGGTGGTTCCCCAGCACACAATAAG ATATTTGCTGATATTAGAGGTCAATGGAGACCAGCAATTGATTACCAAGATCTCATTACAACCATAAAACGATTTTGCAGCAATGCTTTCTTGGATTTCGTGAGACAGGATGCAATGAATCT GTTCTTGGGTTACTTTCGTCCACAACAGGGAAAGCAAGTTCTGTGGGAGTTGGATTCGGACCAGCGTTACAATGTTGGGAG GTCATCTTTTAAAAGGTCCCTGTCAGATGGTGATATTCACTCTATGAGTAACTCACCTATGGTGAGCACAGATGTAACGCTTAATCCGCCTTTTTCTGGAAAAGTGCGAGGAAGCAGCATGAATCTTTTAAGTTTCCTGGCAGACATCCAAACCCAAGCTCAAGGAGGTAGCACAAGTATTTTAGCGTTCATGCCAGAGATCTCAACTGGTACCAG GCTGTCTCCGGGTTGCATGCAAGAGGACCAAAGCCTGAAAAGTGACAATATTTATGATGAGGAAACTAGAAATGCATCTGCTCACTCAAGTTTATTTGATATGGACTGGCATTCTTCAGCTGGAAATTCTTTTTATGAAGCAAATGAAAG GTGCTTTTCATGTGAGACTATAATTCATCGAATGAAG GGAGTATTGCGTGGTGGATATTCTGAAAGCTTTGTGAAGTGGGTCTTTCATGGGGAGTCACTGTTCCTTAGAAGATGA
- the LOC121244730 gene encoding phosphoinositide phosphatase SAC2-like isoform X1: MDSMRPLAYTDTHTLAPDSKLLRCLSYLGKKYYIIGRDKKRAFWRVLKIDRLECSELDIDEDSATYSENECSDLLKRLDEGNKITGGLKLVTTIYGIIGFVKFLEPYYMLLITKRKKIGEIGGHKIYAITKREMIPIPNPTVRTLMAHSKNENRYKKLLCTMDLTKDFFFSYSYHVMRSLQKNLYDYKTGQHLYKKMCVWNEFLTSEIRNRLGNTLWTVALVHGFFKQVKLSVPGRDFKLTLIARRSRCFAGTRYLKRGVNDKGRVANDVETEQIVSEDPAEGCPTQMSSVVQYRGSVPLFWSQNALGFRKFRPVFSLRAEQHNYEAMGLHFRNLVKRYGKPIVILSLLKTRGKKRAEKTLGATYAKAIASIIDKLPEMNHLRFCRWDLHTHMYYRRPIYELQQLGDLAADTLDSTGIFYCQVPPKLWQDGFLNLSYFDKYNGHTLEDFFNKNGDAGNLEANFTDGGGGCDANENYGVKCMSQNGVLRSNCMDCLDRTNVVQYAYGLAALGRQLHALGFIESPNIDLEDPLAENLMTVYEAMGDTLALQYGGSPAHNKIFADIRGQWRPAIDYQDLITTIKRFCSNAFLDFVRQDAMNLFLGYFRPQQGKQVLWELDSDQRYNVGRSSFKRSLSDGDIHSMSNSPMVSTDVTLNPPFSGKVRGSSMNLLSFLADIQTQAQGGSTSILAFMPEISTGTRLSPGCMQEDQSLKSDNIYDEETRNASAHSSLFDMDWHSSAGNSFYEANERCFSCETIIHRMKGVLRGGYSESFVKWVFHGESLFLRR, encoded by the exons ATGGATTCCATGCGGCCTCTAGCATACACTGACACGCACACACTAGCACCTGATAGTAAGTTACTCAGATGCCTTTCATATCTTGGAAAG AAGTATTATATTATAGGAAGAGACAAGAAGCGAGCCTTTTGGAGAGTGTTGAAGATTGACCGGTTGGAGTGTTCTGAGCTAGACATTGATGAAGATTCTGCAACATACTCTGAAAATGAGTGCTCGGACCTATTAAAACGGCTAGATGAAGGAAATAAGATAACAGGTGGACTTAAATTAGTCACGACTATTTATGGGATCATTG GGTTTGTCAAATTTCTGGAACCTTATTACATGCTGCttataacaaaaagaaagaagattggTGAAATCGGTGGCCATAAGATATATGCCATTACAAAGAGAGAGATGATTCCCATTCCAAATCCTACCGTCAGGACCTTAATGGCTCATTCTAAGAACGAGAACAG GTACAAGAAGCTTCTTTGCACAATGGACCTTACAAAGGACTTCTTTTTCAGCTATTCATACCATGTCATGCGTAGTCTTCAGAAGAACCTGTATGATTATAAGACAGGACAACAcctctataaaaaaatgtgtgtttGGAACGAATTCTTAACAAGTGAAATCCGAAATAGACTTGGCAATACTCTCTGGACAGTTGCTTTAGTTCATGGCTTCTTTAAACAG GTCAAACTTTCTGTACCTGGAAGGGACTTCAAGTTGACCCTCATTGCCAGACGCTCACGTTGTTTTGCAGGCACTAG ATATTTGAAACGTGGTGTAAATGACAAAGGTAGAGTAGCTAATGATGTTGAGACAGAACAGATCGTCTCTGAAGATCCTGCTGAAGGGTGCCCAACGCAAATGAGTTCTGTGGTGCAATATCGTGGTTCAGTCCCATTGTTCTGGTCCCAGAATGCTTTGGGATTTCGTAAATTTAGACCTGTGTTTTCTT TACGAGCGGAACAACATAATTATGAAGCCATGGGACTTCATTTTAGAAATCTTGTCAAGAGATATGGAAAGCCAATAGTTATATTGAGTTTGCTTAAG ACACGTGGAAAGAAGCGTGCTGAAAAAACTCTTGGGGCAACCTATGCAAAAGCCATCGCATCCATCATTGATAAATTACCAGAGATGAATCACCTAAGATTTTGTCGATGGGATTTACATACACACATGTACTATAGAAG ACCTATATATGAGTTGCAACAGTTAGGAGACTTGGCTGCTGATACATTGGACTCTACTGGCATCTTCTACTGTCAAGTACCCCCAAAATTATGGCAGGAtggatttttaaatttatcctACTTTGA TAAATATAATGGTCACACTTTAGAggatttctttaataaaaatgggGATGCTGGTAACTTGGAAGCAAATTTTACTGATGGTGGTGGAGGCTGTGATGCAAATGAAAACTATGGCGTCAAATGCATGTCTCAAAATGGGGTCCTGAGGAGCAACTGCATGGACTGCTTAGATCGCACAAATGTTGTCCAATATGCGTATGGACTAGCTGCCCTTGGACGTCAGCTGCATGCTTTAGGATTTATAGAATCCCCAAATATTGATCTTGAAGATCCTTTGGCAGAGAACTTAATGACAGTTTATGAGGCTATGGGTGACACACTTGCACTACAATATGGTGGTTCCCCAGCACACAATAAG ATATTTGCTGATATTAGAGGTCAATGGAGACCAGCAATTGATTACCAAGATCTCATTACAACCATAAAACGATTTTGCAGCAATGCTTTCTTGGATTTCGTGAGACAGGATGCAATGAATCT GTTCTTGGGTTACTTTCGTCCACAACAGGGAAAGCAAGTTCTGTGGGAGTTGGATTCGGACCAGCGTTACAATGTTGGGAG GTCATCTTTTAAAAGGTCCCTGTCAGATGGTGATATTCACTCTATGAGTAACTCACCTATGGTGAGCACAGATGTAACGCTTAATCCGCCTTTTTCTGGAAAAGTGCGAGGAAGCAGCATGAATCTTTTAAGTTTCCTGGCAGACATCCAAACCCAAGCTCAAGGAGGTAGCACAAGTATTTTAGCGTTCATGCCAGAGATCTCAACTGGTACCAG GCTGTCTCCGGGTTGCATGCAAGAGGACCAAAGCCTGAAAAGTGACAATATTTATGATGAGGAAACTAGAAATGCATCTGCTCACTCAAGTTTATTTGATATGGACTGGCATTCTTCAGCTGGAAATTCTTTTTATGAAGCAAATGAAAG GTGCTTTTCATGTGAGACTATAATTCATCGAATGAAG GGAGTATTGCGTGGTGGATATTCTGAAAGCTTTGTGAAGTGGGTCTTTCATGGGGAGTCACTGTTCCTTAGAAGATGA
- the LOC121244730 gene encoding phosphoinositide phosphatase SAC2-like isoform X3 — protein sequence MLLITKRKKIGEIGGHKIYAITKREMIPIPNPTVRTLMAHSKNENRYKKLLCTMDLTKDFFFSYSYHVMRSLQKNLYDYKTGQHLYKKMCVWNEFLTSEIRNRLGNTLWTVALVHGFFKQVKLSVPGRDFKLTLIARRSRCFAGTRYLKRGVNDKGRVANDVETEQIVSEDPAEGCPTQMSSVVQYRGSVPLFWSQNALGFRKFRPVFSLRAEQHNYEAMGLHFRNLVKRYGKPIVILSLLKTRGKKRAEKTLGATYAKAIASIIDKLPEMNHLRFCRWDLHTHMYYRRPIYELQQLGDLAADTLDSTGIFYCQVPPKLWQDGFLNLSYFDKYNGHTLEDFFNKNGDAGNLEANFTDGGGGCDANENYGVKCMSQNGVLRSNCMDCLDRTNVVQYAYGLAALGRQLHALGFIESPNIDLEDPLAENLMTVYEAMGDTLALQYGGSPAHNKIFADIRGQWRPAIDYQDLITTIKRFCSNAFLDFVRQDAMNLFLGYFRPQQGKQVLWELDSDQRYNVGRSSFKRSLSDGDIHSMSNSPMVSTDVTLNPPFSGKVRGSSMNLLSFLADIQTQAQGGSTSILAFMPEISTGTRLSPGCMQEDQSLKSDNIYDEETRNASAHSSLFDMDWHSSAGNSFYEANERCFSCETIIHRMKGVLRGGYSESFVKWVFHGESLFLRR from the exons ATGCTGCttataacaaaaagaaagaagattggTGAAATCGGTGGCCATAAGATATATGCCATTACAAAGAGAGAGATGATTCCCATTCCAAATCCTACCGTCAGGACCTTAATGGCTCATTCTAAGAACGAGAACAG GTACAAGAAGCTTCTTTGCACAATGGACCTTACAAAGGACTTCTTTTTCAGCTATTCATACCATGTCATGCGTAGTCTTCAGAAGAACCTGTATGATTATAAGACAGGACAACAcctctataaaaaaatgtgtgtttGGAACGAATTCTTAACAAGTGAAATCCGAAATAGACTTGGCAATACTCTCTGGACAGTTGCTTTAGTTCATGGCTTCTTTAAACAG GTCAAACTTTCTGTACCTGGAAGGGACTTCAAGTTGACCCTCATTGCCAGACGCTCACGTTGTTTTGCAGGCACTAG ATATTTGAAACGTGGTGTAAATGACAAAGGTAGAGTAGCTAATGATGTTGAGACAGAACAGATCGTCTCTGAAGATCCTGCTGAAGGGTGCCCAACGCAAATGAGTTCTGTGGTGCAATATCGTGGTTCAGTCCCATTGTTCTGGTCCCAGAATGCTTTGGGATTTCGTAAATTTAGACCTGTGTTTTCTT TACGAGCGGAACAACATAATTATGAAGCCATGGGACTTCATTTTAGAAATCTTGTCAAGAGATATGGAAAGCCAATAGTTATATTGAGTTTGCTTAAG ACACGTGGAAAGAAGCGTGCTGAAAAAACTCTTGGGGCAACCTATGCAAAAGCCATCGCATCCATCATTGATAAATTACCAGAGATGAATCACCTAAGATTTTGTCGATGGGATTTACATACACACATGTACTATAGAAG ACCTATATATGAGTTGCAACAGTTAGGAGACTTGGCTGCTGATACATTGGACTCTACTGGCATCTTCTACTGTCAAGTACCCCCAAAATTATGGCAGGAtggatttttaaatttatcctACTTTGA TAAATATAATGGTCACACTTTAGAggatttctttaataaaaatgggGATGCTGGTAACTTGGAAGCAAATTTTACTGATGGTGGTGGAGGCTGTGATGCAAATGAAAACTATGGCGTCAAATGCATGTCTCAAAATGGGGTCCTGAGGAGCAACTGCATGGACTGCTTAGATCGCACAAATGTTGTCCAATATGCGTATGGACTAGCTGCCCTTGGACGTCAGCTGCATGCTTTAGGATTTATAGAATCCCCAAATATTGATCTTGAAGATCCTTTGGCAGAGAACTTAATGACAGTTTATGAGGCTATGGGTGACACACTTGCACTACAATATGGTGGTTCCCCAGCACACAATAAG ATATTTGCTGATATTAGAGGTCAATGGAGACCAGCAATTGATTACCAAGATCTCATTACAACCATAAAACGATTTTGCAGCAATGCTTTCTTGGATTTCGTGAGACAGGATGCAATGAATCT GTTCTTGGGTTACTTTCGTCCACAACAGGGAAAGCAAGTTCTGTGGGAGTTGGATTCGGACCAGCGTTACAATGTTGGGAG GTCATCTTTTAAAAGGTCCCTGTCAGATGGTGATATTCACTCTATGAGTAACTCACCTATGGTGAGCACAGATGTAACGCTTAATCCGCCTTTTTCTGGAAAAGTGCGAGGAAGCAGCATGAATCTTTTAAGTTTCCTGGCAGACATCCAAACCCAAGCTCAAGGAGGTAGCACAAGTATTTTAGCGTTCATGCCAGAGATCTCAACTGGTACCAG GCTGTCTCCGGGTTGCATGCAAGAGGACCAAAGCCTGAAAAGTGACAATATTTATGATGAGGAAACTAGAAATGCATCTGCTCACTCAAGTTTATTTGATATGGACTGGCATTCTTCAGCTGGAAATTCTTTTTATGAAGCAAATGAAAG GTGCTTTTCATGTGAGACTATAATTCATCGAATGAAG GGAGTATTGCGTGGTGGATATTCTGAAAGCTTTGTGAAGTGGGTCTTTCATGGGGAGTCACTGTTCCTTAGAAGATGA
- the LOC121244795 gene encoding 40S ribosomal protein SA-like, with protein MATPAAPPRQLSQKEADIQMMLAAEVHLGTKNCDFQMERYVFKRRNDGIYIINLGKTWEKLQLAARVIVAIENPQDMIVQSARPYGQRAVLKFAQYTGAHAIAGRHTPGTFTNQLQTSFNEPRLLILTDPRTDHQPIKEAALGNIPTIAFCDTDSPMRYVDIGIPANNKGKHSIGCLFWLLARMVLQMRGTIRPGHKWDVMVDLFFYREPEEAKQQEEEEAVAIPDYGLGDYSAPPLASDQWPVQVADTQWNPDVQHPISAVPTTWATEPVALAGDWDAAPAPPVTTTVIEGAAPAAPASGWGE; from the exons ATGGCTACTCCCGCCGCCCCTCCTCGCCAGCTCTCGCAGAAGGAAGCCGACATTCAAATGATGTTGGCCGCGGAGGTCCACCTTGGAACTAAAAATTGTGACTTCCAGATGGAGCGTTACGTATTCAAGCGCCGCAACGATG GCATATACATAATCAACCTGGGGAAGACATGGGAAAAGCTTCAGTTGGCAGCCCGGGTGATTGTCGCAATTGAGAATCCTCAAGACATGATAGTACAATCTGCAAGGCCTTACGGCCAGAGAGCAGTCCTTAAATTTGCTCAGTACACTGGTGCCCATGCCATTGCCGGAAGGCACACTCCTGGTACCTTCACCAACCAGCTGCAGACATCGTTCAATGAACCTCGTCTCCTCATCCTAACTGATCCAAGGACAGATCACCAG CCCATTAAGGAAGCTGCTCTTGGAAATATCCCAACCATTGCCTTCTGTGACACTGACTCACCAATGCGGTACGTTGATATTGGTATCCCTGCCAACAACAAGGGGAAGCATAGCATAGGGTGTCTCTTTTGGCTCTTGGCAAGAATGGTTCTGCAGATGCGCGGTACTATTCGTCCTGGACATAAGTGGGATGTGATG GTGGATTTGTTTTTCTATCGTGAACCCGAGGAGGCTAAGCAacaggaagaggaagaagcagTTGCCATTCCCGATTACGGACTCGGTGATTATTCTGCTCCTCCCCTTGCCTCTGACCAGTGGCCTGTTCAAGTTGCTGATACTCAGTGGAACCCTGATGTTCAGCATCCTATTTCAGCAGTTCCTACTACTTGGGCCACAGAACCAG TTGCTTTAGCAGGGGATTGGGATGCTGCTCCCGCTCCACCAGTGACCACCACTGTTATTGAAGGTGCTGCACCTGCTGCTCCTGCTTCTGGATGGGGTGAATGA
- the LOC121244887 gene encoding auxin-responsive protein SAUR78-like, protein MAKLGKLTKLKSAIKRWPSFTKLARTASSVAAANESDESSKDQLHAVYVGKSRRQYLVRSEIVDHPLFQELVDKTSAGEYDGGVAVACEVVLFEHLLWMLENAETQMGSTDELVEFYSTC, encoded by the coding sequence ATGGCCAAACTGGGGAAGCTTACAAAGCTCAAGTCGGCCATAAAAAGATGGCCCTCCTTCACCAAGCTAGCCCGCACCGCCAGCTCCGTAGCTGCGGCAAACGAATCAGACGAGTCCTCGAAGGACCAACTTCATGCAGTTTACGTAGGAAAGTCTCGGCGGCAATACCTCGTAAGATCAGAGATCGTTGACCACCCTCTTTTTCAGGAGCTGGTGGACAAGACATCGGCGGGTGAATACGATGGTGGGGTAGCTGTTGCTTGCGAGGTAGTGCTGTTCGAGCACTTGTTATGGATGCTCGAGAATGCCGAGACTCAGATGGGGTCCACGGATGAGCTTGTCGAGTTCTACAGTACTTGCTGA